In one window of Vulpes vulpes isolate BD-2025 chromosome 1, VulVul3, whole genome shotgun sequence DNA:
- the PRXL2C gene encoding peroxiredoxin-like 2C: MAEPAPGPVTQQVSGRAVPAAAPSGPERGQPLSAAVAELPVLDASGRRVPFGALFRERRAVVVFVRHFLCYICKEYVEDLAKIPKSFLQEADITLIVIGQSSYHHIEPFCKLTGYSHEIYVDPEREIYKRLGMKRGEGIASSGKSPHIKSNILSGSIRSLCRAVTGPLFDFQGDPAQQGGTLILGPGNNIHFIHRDRNRMDHKPINSVLQLVGVQHVDFTSRPSIIHV, from the exons ATGGCCgagcccgcccccggcccggtcACGCAGCAGGTCAGCGGCCGCGCCGTCCCAGCCGCGGCCCCGAGCGGTCCCGAGCGCGGGCAGCCCCTGTCCGCCGCGGTGGCCGAGCTACCGGTGCTGGACGCCTCCGGGAGGCGGGTGCCGTTCGGCGCGCTGTTCCGGGAGCGTCGGGCGGTGGTGGTGTTCGTGCGG CATTTCCTGTGTTACATTTGCAAGGAATACGTAGAAGATCTGGCCAAAATCCCCAAGAGTTTTTTACAG GAAGCAGATATCACCCTTATAGTAATTGGACAGTCATCCTACCATCATATTGAG CCTTTCTGCAAACTGACTGGGTATTCTCATGAAATCTATGTTGATCCTgagagagaaatttataaaagATTGGGAATGAAAAGAGGTGAAGGAATTGCCTCCTCAG GAAAGAGCCCTCacataaaatcaaatatactCTCAGGAAGCATTCGGAGCCTGTGCAGGGCAGTGACTGGCCCTCTGTTTGATTTTCAAGGAGACCCTGCTCAGCAAGGTGGAACCCTCATCCTAGGTCCAG GTAACAACATCCATTTTATACACCGTGATAGAAATAGAATGGATCACAAACCCATCAACTCTGTTTTACAGCTTGTAGGAGTTCAGCACGTGGACTTCACAAGCAGACCTTCAATTATCCATGTGTGA